The proteins below are encoded in one region of Alistipes communis:
- the argC gene encoding N-acetyl-gamma-glutamyl-phosphate reductase, whose amino-acid sequence MRVGVIGGAGYTAGELLRLLVNHPAAEIAFVHSDSNAGNALGDVHGGLLGETDLRFTAEYDLGAIDVLFLCSAHGRSREFLAANALPEGLRIVDLAQDFRDESEGFVYGLPELNRDRIRAARRVANPGCFATAIQLALLPLAREGLLREEVHATAVTGSTGAGVKPSATTHFSWRTDNISVYKAFTHQHLSEIGRTLGAMQGGAAPEINFVPMRGDFARGILASVYTDCDLRQEEAEALYRDFYADAAFTFVADRPIDLKQAVNTNKAVVQVAKYGRKLHIVSAIDNLLKGASGQAVQNMNLLFGLDEREGLRLKASAF is encoded by the coding sequence ATGAGGGTCGGCGTCATCGGCGGCGCCGGCTACACGGCCGGCGAACTGCTGCGGCTGCTGGTGAATCATCCGGCGGCCGAGATCGCATTCGTCCACAGCGACAGCAACGCGGGCAACGCCCTCGGCGACGTGCACGGCGGGCTGCTGGGCGAGACCGACCTGCGTTTCACGGCGGAATACGATCTGGGGGCGATCGACGTGCTGTTCCTCTGCTCGGCGCACGGCCGGAGCCGCGAGTTCCTCGCGGCGAACGCCCTGCCCGAAGGGTTGCGGATCGTCGATCTGGCGCAGGATTTCCGCGACGAGTCGGAGGGTTTCGTCTACGGACTTCCCGAACTGAACCGCGACCGCATCCGTGCGGCGCGGCGCGTGGCCAATCCCGGCTGCTTCGCCACGGCGATCCAGCTGGCGCTGCTGCCGCTGGCCCGTGAGGGATTGTTGCGGGAGGAGGTGCACGCGACGGCCGTCACGGGTTCGACGGGTGCGGGGGTGAAACCTTCGGCCACGACCCATTTCAGCTGGCGGACGGACAACATCTCGGTCTACAAGGCCTTCACGCACCAGCACCTCTCGGAGATCGGCCGCACGCTCGGCGCGATGCAGGGGGGCGCGGCGCCCGAAATCAACTTCGTGCCGATGCGCGGCGACTTCGCCCGCGGCATTCTGGCCAGCGTCTACACCGACTGCGACCTTCGGCAGGAGGAGGCCGAGGCATTGTACCGCGACTTTTATGCGGATGCGGCCTTCACCTTCGTGGCCGATCGGCCGATCGACCTCAAACAGGCGGTCAACACCAACAAGGCGGTGGTGCAGGTAGCCAAATACGGCCGCAAGCTGCATATCGTCTCGGCGATCGACAACCTGCTCAAAGGGGCTTCGGGGCAGGCCGTGCAGAACATGAACCTGCTCTTCGGGCTCGACGAGCGCGAGGGGCTGCGGCTCAAAGCGAGCGCATTCTGA
- a CDS encoding argininosuccinate synthase, translated as MKKEKVVLAFSGGLDTSFCVKYLSEEKGYEVHTAIANTGGFSPAELKVIEQKALALGAASHVTLDIEQEYYEKSIKYMVFGNILRNGTYPISVSSERIFQAIAIIEYAKKIGADYVAHGSTGAGNDQVRFDLTFQILAPEIGIITPTRDMTLTREYEIDYLKKHGYEADFKKLEYSINKGLWGTSIGGKETLHSEETLPEEAYPSQVTEHEPRTLRIAFERGEIAAVDGKPYADKVEAIRAVEAIGAKYGIGRDMHIGDTIIGIKGRVGFEAAAPMLIIAAHKMLEKHTLTKWQLYWKDQLSTWYGMFLHEAQYLEPVMRDIERFLDHSQENVTGEVELTLRPYGYTLVGVQSPLDLMKTDFGEYGEVNKAWTADDVKGFTKILGNQMKIYYNVQARNGKAKK; from the coding sequence ATGAAAAAGGAAAAAGTCGTACTGGCGTTCAGCGGGGGTCTCGATACCTCGTTCTGTGTGAAATACCTCTCCGAGGAGAAGGGCTACGAGGTGCATACCGCCATCGCCAACACGGGCGGCTTCTCGCCCGCCGAACTGAAAGTCATCGAGCAGAAGGCGCTCGCGCTGGGCGCCGCGAGCCACGTCACGCTCGACATCGAACAGGAGTATTACGAGAAGAGCATCAAATACATGGTCTTCGGCAATATCCTGCGCAACGGCACCTATCCCATTTCGGTCAGCTCGGAGCGTATCTTCCAGGCCATCGCCATCATCGAGTACGCCAAGAAGATCGGCGCCGACTATGTGGCCCACGGTTCGACGGGCGCCGGCAACGACCAGGTGCGTTTCGACCTGACGTTCCAGATTCTGGCCCCCGAAATCGGCATCATCACCCCCACGCGCGACATGACGCTCACGCGCGAGTACGAGATCGACTACCTGAAAAAACACGGCTACGAGGCCGATTTCAAGAAGCTGGAATACTCGATCAACAAGGGGCTGTGGGGCACCTCGATCGGCGGCAAGGAGACGTTGCACTCCGAGGAGACGCTGCCCGAGGAGGCCTACCCCTCGCAGGTGACCGAACACGAGCCGCGCACGCTGCGCATCGCCTTCGAGCGGGGTGAGATCGCCGCCGTCGACGGCAAGCCCTACGCCGACAAGGTCGAGGCGATCCGCGCCGTGGAGGCCATCGGCGCGAAGTACGGCATCGGCCGCGACATGCACATCGGCGACACGATCATCGGCATCAAGGGCCGCGTGGGCTTCGAGGCCGCCGCGCCGATGCTCATCATCGCCGCGCACAAGATGCTCGAAAAGCATACGCTCACCAAGTGGCAGCTCTACTGGAAGGATCAGCTTTCGACGTGGTACGGCATGTTCCTCCACGAGGCGCAGTACCTCGAACCCGTGATGCGCGACATCGAGCGCTTCCTCGACCATTCGCAGGAGAACGTGACGGGCGAAGTGGAACTGACGCTGCGTCCCTACGGCTATACGCTCGTGGGCGTGCAGTCGCCGCTGGACCTGATGAAGACCGATTTCGGCGAGTACGGCGAAGTCAACAAGGCGTGGACGGCCGACGACGTGAAGGGCTTCACGAAGATTCTGGGCAACCAGATGAAGATCTACTACAACGTGCAGGCACGTAACGGCAAGGCGAAGAAATGA
- a CDS encoding GNAT family N-acetyltransferase, which produces MGMNSIHVVFAEEDHAKFADEICRLIYESALQRGTGIAKRSPEYIASKIKGGKAVVALDGDRLVGFSYIECWEHGDYVATSGLIVSPDYRHMGLAARIKEKTFELARRRFPYAKIFSITTSLPVMKLNSRLGYVPVTFSELTDDETFWKGCEGCCNYDILQRNHRRMCLCTGMLYDPKQPRREHSRLAPYRMAFRNWLKKVFSLKKK; this is translated from the coding sequence ATGGGAATGAATTCGATTCACGTGGTATTTGCCGAGGAGGATCATGCGAAGTTCGCCGACGAAATCTGTCGGCTGATCTACGAATCGGCATTGCAGCGTGGCACCGGCATCGCCAAGCGTTCGCCGGAGTACATTGCCTCCAAGATCAAGGGAGGCAAGGCCGTGGTCGCCCTCGACGGCGACCGGCTGGTCGGATTTAGCTACATCGAGTGCTGGGAGCACGGCGATTATGTAGCGACTTCTGGTCTGATCGTGAGTCCCGACTACCGCCACATGGGTTTGGCGGCGCGGATCAAGGAGAAGACCTTCGAACTAGCCCGACGACGATTCCCGTATGCTAAGATATTCAGTATCACGACATCGCTTCCGGTCATGAAGCTCAATTCGCGGCTGGGGTACGTGCCCGTGACCTTTTCGGAGCTGACCGACGACGAGACCTTCTGGAAGGGGTGCGAAGGGTGCTGCAACTACGACATCCTCCAACGCAACCACCGCCGCATGTGCCTCTGTACGGGGATGCTCTACGACCCGAAGCAGCCGCGTCGGGAGCATTCGCGTCTGGCGCCCTACCGGATGGCGTTCCGGAACTGGCTGAAAAAGGTGTTCAGCCTCAAAAAGAAGTAG